One window of Microcoleus vaginatus PCC 9802 genomic DNA carries:
- a CDS encoding biotin/lipoyl-binding protein yields the protein MVHRATADGLSSNPSLVKQLLAVAAVATLAAGGTTGYTIWRSRIPDPNAVAAAAAVAASQLTRVTALGRLEPRGEVIKVSASGAAEGNRIDRLLVKEGDRVKTGQAIAILDSRDRLQAALEQAQEQVRVAEANLAKVKAGAKNGEIQAQKATISRLSADRSNEIAAQQAIVARLEVDRSTEIAAQEATIARIRAEQQGEIQTQKAAIARLQAELRNARSEDQRYSQLYQQGAISASTSDSKSLAAETTQQQLNEGKAKLNQIQQSRQQQINEAQAKLNQIQQSRQQQINEAQAKLSQIQESRQQQINEAVANLDRIAEVRPVDIAAAAAEVSSATSAAKGAKANLDLAYIRAPRDAQVLKIHTHPGERVGNDGIVELGQTREMLAVAEIYESDVDKVRLGQTAKITSDALTGELRGTVEHIGLQVQRQNIVNTDPSANIDGRIVEVKVRLDAPSSQKVAGLTNLQVKVAIGEIKD from the coding sequence ATGGTACACCGAGCAACAGCCGACGGCTTATCCTCAAATCCATCCCTAGTTAAACAACTCCTAGCTGTGGCAGCAGTAGCAACCCTGGCGGCAGGGGGAACCACAGGGTACACCATCTGGCGATCGCGCATACCCGATCCCAACGCAGTAGCAGCAGCAGCCGCCGTCGCAGCATCCCAATTAACCCGAGTTACAGCCTTGGGGCGACTCGAACCCAGAGGAGAAGTAATTAAAGTCTCCGCCTCCGGTGCGGCGGAAGGGAACCGGATCGATCGACTCTTAGTTAAAGAGGGAGACAGGGTGAAAACAGGTCAGGCGATCGCAATTTTGGACAGTCGCGATCGCCTGCAAGCCGCCCTCGAACAAGCTCAAGAACAAGTGCGCGTCGCCGAGGCAAACCTAGCGAAAGTCAAAGCTGGAGCCAAAAACGGCGAAATCCAAGCCCAAAAAGCGACTATTAGCCGTTTATCCGCCGATCGCAGCAACGAGATCGCAGCGCAACAGGCGATCGTTGCGCGCCTAGAAGTCGATCGCAGCACCGAAATCGCAGCGCAAGAAGCCACAATTGCTCGCATCAGGGCCGAACAGCAAGGGGAAATTCAAACCCAAAAAGCCGCAATTGCCCGCCTACAAGCCGAACTCCGCAACGCCAGAAGCGAGGATCAGCGGTACTCGCAACTGTATCAACAAGGAGCAATCTCTGCTTCCACCAGCGACAGCAAAAGCCTCGCCGCCGAAACAACTCAACAGCAACTCAACGAAGGAAAGGCAAAACTGAATCAAATTCAGCAATCCCGCCAACAGCAGATTAACGAAGCCCAAGCCAAACTCAACCAAATTCAGCAATCCCGCCAACAACAAATTAACGAAGCGCAAGCCAAACTCAGCCAAATTCAGGAATCTCGACAACAGCAGATTAATGAAGCCGTGGCAAATCTCGATCGCATCGCCGAAGTGCGTCCCGTTGACATAGCAGCAGCCGCCGCCGAAGTCAGTTCCGCCACTTCAGCAGCCAAAGGCGCCAAAGCCAATCTGGATCTAGCTTACATCCGTGCTCCCAGAGACGCCCAAGTCCTGAAAATTCACACGCATCCGGGGGAAAGGGTAGGAAACGACGGCATTGTCGAACTGGGACAAACTCGCGAGATGCTAGCTGTTGCGGAAATCTACGAAAGCGATGTGGACAAAGTACGCCTCGGACAAACCGCCAAAATTACTAGCGATGCTTTGACCGGCGAATTGCGCGGAACTGTCGAACATATTGGTTTGCAAGTGCAGCGGCAAAACATTGTTAACACCGATCCTTCTGCGAATATTGATGGTCGAATTGTGGAAGTAAAAGTGCGTTTGGATGCACCTTCCAGCCAGAAAGTAGCGGGATTAACCAATTTGCAAGTCAAAGTGGCGATCGGGGAAATTAAAGATTAA